GCGTCGGCTGGCCCCATCACCCGGGCCTGATCACCAACAGCAGCCCCTTTGGGGCGAATGCCTGGGGTGACCAAGGCAAACGGTTCAGGGTGCTGGGCCCGCAATGCCCCGGCCTCAAGGGGTGAACACACACAACCGCCGATCCCGGCGGTTGCCGATAGCTGGGCCAACGCCGGCACGCGTTCGGCGATGCCCTGGCTAATGGCGAGTTCCCGTTGCAATCGCTGCTCCTCCCAGCTGGTGAGCACCGTCACCGCCAGCAAGGTGGGGGCGGGTTGGTCAGCCCCTTGTGCCCCTTCTCCCGCTGCGGCCTGGGCTGCCTTAAGTGCTTCGCTGCCGGCGCAGGCATGCACCGTGATCAGTTCGGCCCCCAGCGCCGCTGCCCGCCGGCAGGCACCGGCCATCGTGGCCGGGATGTCGTGAAATTTGAGATCGAGGAACACCCGCAACCCCTGCTCGCGCAGCTGCGCCACCACCTCCGGGCCGGCCTGCACAAACAGCTCCAGGCCCACCTTCACCCAGCGCAGCCCGTCCACCTGGGCGGCAAAGGCCAGCGCCTGATCCGAGGCCATGCCATCAAGGGCCACGATGATCCGATCGGCGGGATTCGCAGAAAGCAACGGAGCCAAGGCAACGGCATCAACTGCCTCCATCCTGAGCTCACACCGTTCCGCCGTCATGCTGCCGCGCATCGTTCACCCCGAGCAGCTTCAAGGCTTTCGCTTGCACGCGCAGGATCACTGCCGCCTGGCCCTGCTCAGTGCACCTGCCGATGGCGATGACGATCGCGGTTCCGGCGAAGCGATGAGCCTGTTTCTGGAGATCCACGAGCCCTGCGACCGGGTGCCGCCCCACAGCCATCACCGCTCCGCTGAGTTCTATTTCGTGCTGCGCGGCACGGTGCTGTTTCACATCGACGATCGCTCCATCACTGCCCACACCGGCGACTTTGTGGTGGTGCCGGCCGATGCCGCCCATGATTTCGAAAACCCAGGTCCCGATCGCCTTTATCTGCTCACGGTGCTCAACCGTGATGAAGGTTTTTCCGAGCTTGTGCAACGCGGCATCCCCACGGCACTCGATCCTGAAGATCTGGAGGTGCTGCGCAACCTCTGAGGCCCCTGGCGATCGATGACCGCTCAGGGATTGCGGTTGACCATGGCATCAATTACCCCCTGGAAACGCAGATCGGCAATCGCCACCGAGATCTGCCGCTGGGTGCTTTCCGGCAGATTTTTGCCAAACACAAAGCCCTGGGGCGTGCTGTTGAACACCTGCGCTGACACGGCGTAGCGGGAGCGATCCGACGAGGCCAGAACCTGATTGCGCAGATAACTCACCCGGGAGCTGTCGGCCAGCACATGCTTCACCGCCCCGGAACGCAGCACCTCGATCAGTTGCTCATCACCGCTGACGGGTTCCACCTTCGCGGCCTCACGCGCCGCTGGGGGAAGCTGTTTCAGCTTGAAACGCAGCCAGGTTTCGGAGATGGTCTGCGCATCCACCGCCACACCCTCAGCCAGTTTGCTGGCCAAGATCTCCGATTCATTGCCATCCTCAGGAGCCGATTCGCGGATCAGCGTTTTCGCCGTCGCACCCACGAAGATCGACACGATCACCAGGCGGAACAGATTGGTGACCAGCACCATCAGAATCCCGCCGGCACTGTCGCTCATCTTGTAGGTGCCGGAGCCCATCAGCAGCATCATCCAGCCCTTGAAGAAGGTGCCTTGGGCCGTTGCACATTCCACGTCCTTGCTTCTGAAGCGCCCGAAGGTCAACCAAAGCAGCACCGCCCCAGCCAGCGACACCAAAAACAACCAAGACAAGGAGCGCAGCAGCAAGCCATTGCCCACCATCGCTGTGAGCAAAGCACTCAATGGGTAGCTGTTCTCACGGGGCGACAGGAAGGCCAGCCCATCCGAGCTGATGGCCACCGAAAAATTGGTGACCGCCAGGCGCTCCGGCACCTGGTTGAGGCACGACACTCCCACATCGATTGCACCGCTCGCCGCCATCGCCACCGCGGCATTCGGCGACGGCACCGGCTCAAAGCGATAGGGCCAGCCCTTCTGAGAGGCGATCGCTTCCCAGATCTCAACGGCATAGCCCTCATACAGGGGCCCCACGCGGTTGGAGCAGGGTGCCGCCTCATCCACCACACCAACCACCAGGGTCTTGCGGGGCTGCGCCTCGGCGCTCAGGGGGGCACCGATCAGCAGCAGAGCCGCAGCGCAGGCACGCAACAAGCCGAGGCTCCGACCCATGGCAACTCCTGATTCACAGTGTCAGTGTGGCTGACATCCAGAGAGTGAGCCGTTCATCAACACATTGCTCGCCCAACCGGCAGCAACACCTCTGGCATCGTTCAGTCTGGAGGTGACAGCGTGAGGCTGGGATGCGCTTCTAATCATGCGATGAAGTATCGCTCCGCTCAGCAATCAGCGGATCTCCCAACCGAGGAAATCTGGCTGCTCAGGCCACCAAGCGCCGGAAGGTCTTCTTGCCCAGCTGCAGCACCTTGCCCTCCAGTTCCGCCGCGGAGGCGAACTCCTGGTTGGGGTCGGTGAGCTTTTCGCCCTCGAGGCGCGCCGCACCACCTTTGATCTGGCGGCGGGCTTCACTGCTGCTGGCGCAGATGCCCACGGCGCTGAGTAAGTAGAAGGCTTTGGCCGGGAAGTTCACCTCCGCGAGGGAGGCTTCGGGCACATCCGCTCCGGCATCACCAGCACCTCCCACCAGGCTGGCGGCATCCTGCTGCGCCTTGGCTGCAGCGTCGTTGCCATGGCGGCTGGCGGTCACCGCCAGGGCCATCGCCTTCTGCTTCTCGCGTGGGTTCTCCGGCAACGAAGCCAGATCCAGATCGGTCAGCAACGTGACGTAGTCGTCGATCGCCGCATCGCCGACCTTCTCCAGCTTGGAGTACATCGAGAGCGGATCCTCCTCCAGGCCCACCACGTTGCCGAGGCTCTTGCTCATCTTCTGAACGCCGTCCAGCCCCACCAGGATCGGCAGCAACAGCCCGAACTGGGTGCCCTTGTCGAAGTGGCGCTGCAGGTCACGGCCCATGGCCACGTTGAACTTCTGATCAGTGCCGCCCAGCTCCACATCCGCATTCACCGCCACCGAGTCGTAGCCCTGCAGCAGCGGATAGAGGAACTCGTGCAGCGCGATCGGGGTGCCGCTGCCGTAGCGCTTGGAGAAATCGTCCTTGGCCAGCATCTGGCCCACGGTGCCGGTGCCGAGCAGGCCGATCACCGCCGGCAGGTCCATGCCCTCCAGCCACTCGGAGTTGTATCGCACCTCCAGGCGGCCGGGGGTTTCGAAATCCAGCAGCGCCGTCTCCTTGGGCTGGTCCTGCCCCAGCTGGCGCAGGTAAGTGGAGGCATTGGCAGCAACCTGCTCCTTGGTGAGCTGCACCCGCGTGGCGCTCTTGCCGGTGGGGTCGCCGATCCGCGCCGTGAAGTCGCCGATGATCAGCACCGCCGTGTGACCCGCGTCCTGGAAGGCCCGCAACTTGCGGAACAGGATGCTGTGGCCCAGATGAATATTGCTGCCGGTGGGGTCGATGCCCAGCTTCACCCGCAGCGGCCGGCCTTCCTTTTCTGCCTGGGCCAACCGGGCTGCAAGAGCCTGATCCGCATCACCGGGATCCCCGGTCGGGAACAAATCAGCCATGCCACGCGACAACCAAGCCGGCAGGGATGGGGTCGTGGCCATGGATGGGCGGAGCGGAAGCGGGCTGAATCGTACGAGCCGCCGTCAGCTGGGGGGCTGATCCAATTGACTCTTCATCCGCTCGAGCGTCTGATTCATCTGCTCAAACATCTGCTCGGGGGTGATCCCGAACTGGCCGAGCTGGGTGCGCAGCTGCTCCACGGTGAGCTTGGCCTGGAAGTCTTCCGACAACTCGAAGCGCTTCATGAACACCCGGTAGCGCTCCATCAGCTCTTCCATCGTGTCGATGAACTTCTTCTTGCCCTCCCGGTCGAACTTGCCGTAGTCCGAGCCCAGCTGCATCAGCTGCTGGTAGTCGCCGAACAGCCGCTTGGCCTCCTCCTGAACGATGTCGGAATCGAAGAACGCCATGACCCATCGATGCACTGCGGAGAGTCTGGACAATTTGAGCTGCCGATAACAGTGCGGATCCACGCCCCTTGATCCGGGCCAACATGGTTGAGCAATGGCTACGGCCCCGAGCCTGTTCTCCTGTGGATCTCAGCGATCGGATCCCCTCACTGCAGCAGCGCTCCCGCCAGGGCCACAGCCTGCTCAAACGCAGCCGCACCGCCATTGCCAGCGCCGACCGAGTGCTGCTGGCCAGCTGGATGAGCTGGTTTGAAGGGCAGGGGCCTCTGGTGGCGGCTTGCACCAGCGAAGACGCTTGCCTGGAGAAGCTGCAGCA
This region of Synechococcus sp. NOUM97013 genomic DNA includes:
- the pyrF gene encoding orotidine-5'-phosphate decarboxylase, giving the protein MAPLLSANPADRIIVALDGMASDQALAFAAQVDGLRWVKVGLELFVQAGPEVVAQLREQGLRVFLDLKFHDIPATMAGACRRAAALGAELITVHACAGSEALKAAQAAAGEGAQGADQPAPTLLAVTVLTSWEEQRLQRELAISQGIAERVPALAQLSATAGIGGCVCSPLEAGALRAQHPEPFALVTPGIRPKGAAVGDQARVMGPADAIGAGASQLVIGRPITKAEDPSAAFVACCRELLGPIERHD
- a CDS encoding cupin domain-containing protein, with product MLPRIVHPEQLQGFRLHAQDHCRLALLSAPADGDDDRGSGEAMSLFLEIHEPCDRVPPHSHHRSAEFYFVLRGTVLFHIDDRSITAHTGDFVVVPADAAHDFENPGPDRLYLLTVLNRDEGFSELVQRGIPTALDPEDLEVLRNL
- a CDS encoding transporter substrate-binding domain-containing protein yields the protein MGRSLGLLRACAAALLLIGAPLSAEAQPRKTLVVGVVDEAAPCSNRVGPLYEGYAVEIWEAIASQKGWPYRFEPVPSPNAAVAMAASGAIDVGVSCLNQVPERLAVTNFSVAISSDGLAFLSPRENSYPLSALLTAMVGNGLLLRSLSWLFLVSLAGAVLLWLTFGRFRSKDVECATAQGTFFKGWMMLLMGSGTYKMSDSAGGILMVLVTNLFRLVIVSIFVGATAKTLIRESAPEDGNESEILASKLAEGVAVDAQTISETWLRFKLKQLPPAAREAAKVEPVSGDEQLIEVLRSGAVKHVLADSSRVSYLRNQVLASSDRSRYAVSAQVFNSTPQGFVFGKNLPESTQRQISVAIADLRFQGVIDAMVNRNP
- the tyrS gene encoding tyrosine--tRNA ligase, with amino-acid sequence MATTPSLPAWLSRGMADLFPTGDPGDADQALAARLAQAEKEGRPLRVKLGIDPTGSNIHLGHSILFRKLRAFQDAGHTAVLIIGDFTARIGDPTGKSATRVQLTKEQVAANASTYLRQLGQDQPKETALLDFETPGRLEVRYNSEWLEGMDLPAVIGLLGTGTVGQMLAKDDFSKRYGSGTPIALHEFLYPLLQGYDSVAVNADVELGGTDQKFNVAMGRDLQRHFDKGTQFGLLLPILVGLDGVQKMSKSLGNVVGLEEDPLSMYSKLEKVGDAAIDDYVTLLTDLDLASLPENPREKQKAMALAVTASRHGNDAAAKAQQDAASLVGGAGDAGADVPEASLAEVNFPAKAFYLLSAVGICASSSEARRQIKGGAARLEGEKLTDPNQEFASAAELEGKVLQLGKKTFRRLVA
- a CDS encoding DUF1825 family protein, with amino-acid sequence MAFFDSDIVQEEAKRLFGDYQQLMQLGSDYGKFDREGKKKFIDTMEELMERYRVFMKRFELSEDFQAKLTVEQLRTQLGQFGITPEQMFEQMNQTLERMKSQLDQPPS